The genomic window CAGCTCGGCGGCCCGGGCCGTCATGCGCGCGGGGTCGCCCAGCACGGTGACGCGGCAGATGCCGTCCTGGAGCAGGCTGTGGGCGGCCTTGAGGGTGCGGTCGTCGACGCCCTCGGGGAGGACGATGTGCCGGGACAGGCCCTTGGCGCGCTTCCGGAACTCGGTGAACCAGGTCTCGTGATTGGCGTTCATTGCTACCCTCTCGTCTGCGCTTCCGCGCGGCTCAGGAATTCCGCCAGCCGGAAATCCTCCTCCCGGATGTGTCTCTGCAGCCAGTCATCCAGATACTCCAGGGTAACCGGACTGAGCTCGTTCTCGCCCCTGCGGAAACCGTCCACGATCCCCTCCAGGTCCCGGGCCAGCTCCGAGTGGAGGCGCCGGTGCTCGGCCTCGAAGGGGTAGCCGTGGCGCGCCATGAGTTCCTGTTCCAGTTCCAGGTGCACCAGGGTGAAGTCCCGGAGGAAGATCAGGCACCCCTCCAACTCGTCCCGGTTCCGCTCCGCGCGGCCCGCCAGGGCGCACAGGCGGTTGAAGGTGTCGATGAGGGTCCGGTGCTGCTCGTCCAGCCCGGCGCACCCCGTCTCCAGTCGTTGGTCCCAGATGATCGCGGCCATTGAGCCCTCCTGGAAAAAGCCGGGGCCGGAGACGGATCTCCTGCCGGGGGATGTGGGTGTTTAGGCAGAAAGCTTAGCCGGGTTCAGCGCGGGAGGGGATGGGAATCCAGCCAAATTCTGGCCCCGGGCGCCAGCACGTCCCGGTGCATGCGGTCCGGGTCCCCGAAGAAGGCCCGGCCCAGGTCCCCGTCCACCATGTGGGTGGCCAGGAGCTTCAGGGCCTCCCGCGGGTCCCACTTCTCCTCGGCGAACACCAGCCGCCCCCCTTCCCGGGCCTCCCCCAGGAGCCGGGTGAAGAACTGCCAGCCCACCTCCCCCTCCCGGGCCATGTGGGAGCCGATCACCACCACCCGCACGCGGTCCCAGTCCGCCGCCAGCAGATCCCGGCGCCAGGCCCGCACCTCCCGTTCCATGGCCTCCAGCTCCAGGGCCGCCGCCTCCCGGGCCAGGGCCTCCAGGGGCCCCCGCATGGCCGCGCAGTAGGCATCCAGGCCGGAGACCTCCCCGCGCGCCAGCGCCCCGTCCAGGAAGGCCAGGGAGGGCGCCCGCACCCCGTCCGTCCCCGGCTCCAGGGCCGCGAGGTTCTCCCGGAGGGAGGCGAGCCGCCCCCGGTCCCCCGCCGCGAGCCGGATCGCCAGCGGAACGTGGCTGAGGCCCTTGAGCCGGTGGTAGCGCGGCGGCCGGATGACGGCCTCGGCCGCCAGGGTCCCGCCCCGGTACAGCTGCAGCGAATCCCCCGACACCACCAGCACCGGCCCCTGCCGCGCCAGGGCCCCCGCCCTCGCCTCCGCGTAGGCCCGATGGAAGGCCGCGTCGATCTCCAGCAGCGGGTCCGCGGCCGCGGCGAGGCAGCACGTCGTGATCAGGAGGTATCTCAGGAGCATGGCGGCCTCCGGGCTGGAGGCGAGTCTGACCGGGCTCCGTTCCGGACGGAAGGGGCCCAGGCTATACTGGCTGCCCAGCCGCCTTAGCTCAGGGGTAGAGCACTCGCCTTGTAAGCGAAAGGTCGTCGGTTCAAATCCGACAGGCGGCTCCAGGATCCGGGGCATGCGTACCCCAGGGGAGGCGACCATGACCCAAGGCATGACCACGGACGAACTGGTGGCGCTGGTGCGCCGGGTGTTCGCGCCCGGCCCCGGGGACCGGGGGCTGGCGGTGCTGGTGGACCTGCCGGACGGCCAGGTGCCGGACCAGCCGGAATGGCGGGAGCGGCGGGCCCTGGCGGCGGCCTGGGTCGAGGCCCTGGCCGCGCGCAGCGGGGACCTGGGCTTCCCCGTGCACCTCGTGGCCTACCCCAACGTGCACACCAACAACGGCGACCTGCCCGGCAGCGCCTGGATCCACCGCGGCGGGGCCCCGCCCCAGCATGCCGGGGACCTGGACCCGGCCGCGGCGGTGCCCTTTCCGCAGATCTACGCGGACCATTCCATCCTCATCGCCCTCACCACCTTCTCGGCCACCGCGCCCCTCAAGGTGGCGGCGCGCCAGCACCCCATCCGGGCCGCCACCATGCCCGGCTTCACCGCCGCCATGCTCCCCAGCCTGCGCCTGGACTACCAGGAGGTGAACCGCCGGGTGGAGCTCCTGAAGGGCCTGCTGGACCGGGCCACGGGGGCCGACCTGCGCTTCCGGCATCCCGGCGGCGAGGCCCGGCTCCACCTGGACCTGCGCCACCGCGCCGCCCACGCCAGCGGCGGCCTCCTGCCCCGGCCCGGCACCGCCGGCAACCTGCCCTCCGGCGAAGCCTACATCGTGCCGTACGAAGGGGAGCGGGACGGCGTTCCCAGCCTCAGCGAAGGCACCCTGCCCGTGCAGTTCGGCCCCGAGGTGGTGTGCTACCGCATCCAGGGCAACGTGGCGGTCGGCGTGGCCCCGGGAGGCCCCGAGGCCGCCCGGGAAGCGGCGCTGCTCAAGGCGGAGCCGGCCTACGGCAACCTGGCCGAACTGGGCCTGGGCGTGCTGGCCGCCTTCGGGGTCAAGCCCGTGGGCACGGTGCTGCTGGACGAGAAGCTCGGCCTGCACATCGCCTTCGGCCGCAGCGAGCACTTCGGAGGCCAGGTGGGGCCCGCCGCCTTCAGCCGGCCCGAGGCCGTGGTGCACATCGACCGCGTCTACGTTCCCGAAACCCAGCCGGACGTGGCGGTGGCCGACGTGACCCTGGCGCTGGAGGGCGGGGAGGCCTTCCCCCTCATGCGCGAAGGGGATTACGTGCCCGGACTCTTCGCCGGGGGCGGCCTGTAGAAACCGCCATGGGACCTCGCCTGCCTCACCCGGTGGACCGTGCGGCGCCTGGGAGGGTGCCCGGCCTTACGGGCGCCGGTGCCCCAGGAGGGTGCCGTAGGCCACCCCCCCGACCGTGAGCAGCACGCCCGCCAGCCCGAAGCCCGTGACCGGCTCCCCCAGCACCGGCAGCGCGATGAGGTAGGTGGCGATGGGGGTCAGTTGCAGCCACACGGCAGCCTCGGAGATGGACAGGGAACCGTAGGCTTCGGCCATGAGCAGCTGCGCCAGGAAGGCCATGAAGCTCATGAGGAGGCCCAGCAGCCAGGGTAGCGGCTCCCGGGGCCAGGGGGCCAGGGCGAAGGGGGCCACCACGGGCAGGCCCACCAGGCTGAAGAAGAAGAAGATGGTGGTGGCGTTGTTGGTGGGGCGGGCGGCACGGATGGCGATGGCGCTGGTGGCGGCGAAGAAGGCCGCGGCCAGGGCCGCGAGCTGCCCCCGGCCGAAGCCCAGGGCCAGCGTGCCCTGCCCGAGCACCAGCACCACCCCCGCCGAGGCCGCGGCAACGGCCAGGAGCAGGTGCACCGTGGGGCGCTCCCGGAAGAAATGGAGCGACAGGGCCGTGGCGATGACGGGGAAGAGGTTGTAGATGATCCCCGCCTGCCCGGCCGGGATGTGCGCCAGGGCGTAGAAGTAGAGCACCACCACGAGACCCCCGGTGATGCCCCGGGAGACGAGGACGCCGTAGCCGTGGGGGGCGTACAGCTTCGGGCGGATCCGGAAGGCGGCCAGGCAGAGGAGGATGCCCACGACGAACCGGAGCACCGACAGGTGCCCCGGCGTGAACCCCATTCCGGGCTGGGTCAGCTTGCGGGCCAGGACCGCCATGAGCCCGAAGCAGGCCGCGGACCCCGCCAGGGCGGCGCGGGCCAGGGTGGCCCGGGGCGGGGGTCCGCCGGCCACGCCTACTCCACGTCCAGCGCGACGATCCGCATCTCCCGGCCCCGGAGGATCTCCATGGGAAAGCCTCCGCAGGCCGGGCAGGGGTCGTAGAAGGCCTCGAGGGGCGACTCGGCCCGGCATTCCGGACACCGGGCCAGGCACGGGGTCTCCAGGAGGTCCAGCTCCGCGCCTTCGGCCACGGAGCCGCGGGTGCCCACGTCGAAGGCGAAGCGCATGGCCTCGGGCTCGACCCCCGAGAGCCGGCCGATCTCCAGGACCACCCGGACCACCCGGGTGAAGCCGTCGAGCTCCGCCCGCTCCTCGATGATTCCCAGCATGCCCGCCATGAGGCTCATCTCGTGCACGCGGTCACCCCAGCGCCTTCACGACCTGGGTTCCCCCCAGCATCCGCATCTGGTTGAGGATCCATTCCTGGCGGCCCCTCACGTAGGCGCTGGGCGCGTCGGCGCGGTACTTGAGCGGGGAGGGCAGGACCGCAGCCAGCAGCGCGGCCTCGGAGGGGGTCAGCGACCTGGCGTGCTTGCCGAAGTACTTCGAGGCGGCCGCCTCGACCCCGTAGATCCCGTCGCCGAACTCCACGATGTTGAGGTAGACCTCCAGGATCCGGCGCTTGGACCAGCCGGCCTCGAGCAGGAGCGTGAAGTACACTTCGAAGCCCTTGCGCACCCAGGAGCGGCTCTCCCACAGGAAGAGGTTCTTGGCGGTCTGCTGGGAGACGGTGGACGCGCCGCGCTTTTTCCGGCTTCGCTCGTTGTGGGCCACGGCCTTCTCGATGGCCTTCCAGTCGAAGCCGAAGTGGTCGGGGAAGTTCTGGTCCTCGGCGGCGATGACGGCCACGCCCATGGCCGGGGCGATGTCCTCCAGGGGGACCCAGACGTGGCGCGGGCGGTACGGCTTGTCCCGGCCGAGGGACAGGATCCGGCGCTCGGCCATGAGCGCGGAGCCGGGCACGGGCACGAAGCGGAAGAGCAGCACGGCGACAATGCTGGCGGCCACGCAGGCCAGGAGGCCGAAGCCCAGCCAGCGCAGGAGGCGCTTCCACACGGGTCGATTCTTCATTGGGCAATTATGCCCTAAGACGGCGGGCCTTGGCCTTGCGCTTGGCTTCATACATCCGCCGGTCGGCCTCGTCCACCAGGCTGCCGGGCACGTCGTCCGGGGTGGGGCAGACGGCGGCCACGCCCAGGCTCGCGGTCACGTGCGGGGCCACGTCCGAACCTGCATGGGGAAGGCCCAGGTCCGCCAGGGCCGCGGTGATCTGCTCGGCAACCGCCTGTGCGCCTGCCTCGTCGGTGTCGGGAAGGAGGCACACGAACTCCTCGCCTCCAAAGCGGGCGGCCATGTCCCCGGGCCGGCGCAGGGCCGCGGCGAAGACCGCCGCCACGGCCTTCAGGCAGGCGTCGCCCTCCACGTGGCCGTAGGTGTCGTTGAAGTTCTTGAAGCAGTCCACATCGCCCAGGATCAGGGCCAGGGGGCTGCCCTCGCGGCGGCAGCGCTGCCACTCCCGGGCCAGGACCTGGTCGAAGTGGCGCCGGTTGGACAGCGACGTGAGCCCGTCCTGCACCGCGAGCGCCAGGAGCCTGTCCTTGGAACGCTTGAGCTCGATGTGGTTGCGCACCCGGGCCAGCACCGTGGCGGCGTTGATGGGCTTCTGGATGAAGTCGATGGCCCCGGCCTCCAGGGCCCGGATCTCGTCCACCTCCCCGTTCAGGGCCGTGAGGAAGAGCACCGGGATCTCCCCGGTGCGGGCGTCGGCCTTGAGGCGCTCGCAGGCCGTGAAGCCGTCCATGCCGGGCATGAGCGCGTCCAGGAGGATCAGGTCGGGCCGCGCCTCCAGGGCGAGGGCCAGGGCCGCATCGCCGTCCTCGGCCGCCAGCACCCGGAATTCCCTGCCGAGGACCGCGGCCAGCAGCCTGCGGACCATCGTGGAATCATCCACCACCAGCACTTTGGGGGCCGACCCGAGGTGCGTGCGCACCGCGGCCTCCGCCTCGCACCGGGGCGCTTCCCCCTGCTCCAGCGCGCGGGCTCCCGGGACCTCCCTGCGCCGGTCCAGGGCCAGGCGCGGGACCACCACTTCCCGGTAGATTCCCAGGGCCGTCTCCCAAAGGTCCGGGCCCTCCCCGCCCCACCGGGGGGCGAGGGTCCCCAGGAGCTCGTGGAGGAAGATCATCTCCAGCTCCTCGCGCCGTTCCTGGCCGCGCGCATCCTCGAAGACCCACAGGTGCGGTCCGCCTCCCAGGGGCAGGGGCGCGCCGCAGAGGCGGTAGCCCCGGGAGGCCGCGCGGGTGCGGGCCAGGAGGGGCACGATGTCCGGACCCCCGGGCCCCGCGCCCAGCCCCAGGGCCGCGGGGGCGCCCGGGTCGAAGGCCAGCAGACGCAGGTCCAGGTCCAGGATGAAGGCGTGGCAGCCCATGGCTTCCAGCAGGGCCGTCACCACGGGGCCGTCGAGGAGGCCCGCGGAAACCGGAAGCGGCGCGAAGGGGTTGGCGTCTAGGTTTTTCATGATAAATTCATTCAGCCAAGCCATCCCATCAAGCTCTGGAACCCAAATTACGATCAGCGTCCTTCATTGCAATGAATTTTTTATTGCTTGAATTCGGCACGTCCAACGCGGCGGTCCGACATTTTGCTAAAGTGATCCGTCCACCCCTTCCAATCCAAGGAGTCCTCCATCACCCCGCCCCAA from Geothrix sp. 21YS21S-2 includes these protein-coding regions:
- a CDS encoding bacteriohemerythrin, whose protein sequence is MAAIIWDQRLETGCAGLDEQHRTLIDTFNRLCALAGRAERNRDELEGCLIFLRDFTLVHLELEQELMARHGYPFEAEHRRLHSELARDLEGIVDGFRRGENELSPVTLEYLDDWLQRHIREEDFRLAEFLSRAEAQTRG
- a CDS encoding DMT family transporter, whose amino-acid sequence is MAGGPPPRATLARAALAGSAACFGLMAVLARKLTQPGMGFTPGHLSVLRFVVGILLCLAAFRIRPKLYAPHGYGVLVSRGITGGLVVVLYFYALAHIPAGQAGIIYNLFPVIATALSLHFFRERPTVHLLLAVAAASAGVVLVLGQGTLALGFGRGQLAALAAAFFAATSAIAIRAARPTNNATTIFFFFSLVGLPVVAPFALAPWPREPLPWLLGLLMSFMAFLAQLLMAEAYGSLSISEAAVWLQLTPIATYLIALPVLGEPVTGFGLAGVLLTVGGVAYGTLLGHRRP
- a CDS encoding hydrogenase maturation nickel metallochaperone HypA — translated: MSLMAGMLGIIEERAELDGFTRVVRVVLEIGRLSGVEPEAMRFAFDVGTRGSVAEGAELDLLETPCLARCPECRAESPLEAFYDPCPACGGFPMEILRGREMRIVALDVE
- the mtgA gene encoding monofunctional biosynthetic peptidoglycan transglycosylase, which translates into the protein MKNRPVWKRLLRWLGFGLLACVAASIVAVLLFRFVPVPGSALMAERRILSLGRDKPYRPRHVWVPLEDIAPAMGVAVIAAEDQNFPDHFGFDWKAIEKAVAHNERSRKKRGASTVSQQTAKNLFLWESRSWVRKGFEVYFTLLLEAGWSKRRILEVYLNIVEFGDGIYGVEAAASKYFGKHARSLTPSEAALLAAVLPSPLKYRADAPSAYVRGRQEWILNQMRMLGGTQVVKALG
- a CDS encoding diguanylate cyclase domain-containing protein encodes the protein MKNLDANPFAPLPVSAGLLDGPVVTALLEAMGCHAFILDLDLRLLAFDPGAPAALGLGAGPGGPDIVPLLARTRAASRGYRLCGAPLPLGGGPHLWVFEDARGQERREELEMIFLHELLGTLAPRWGGEGPDLWETALGIYREVVVPRLALDRRREVPGARALEQGEAPRCEAEAAVRTHLGSAPKVLVVDDSTMVRRLLAAVLGREFRVLAAEDGDAALALALEARPDLILLDALMPGMDGFTACERLKADARTGEIPVLFLTALNGEVDEIRALEAGAIDFIQKPINAATVLARVRNHIELKRSKDRLLALAVQDGLTSLSNRRHFDQVLAREWQRCRREGSPLALILGDVDCFKNFNDTYGHVEGDACLKAVAAVFAAALRRPGDMAARFGGEEFVCLLPDTDEAGAQAVAEQITAALADLGLPHAGSDVAPHVTASLGVAAVCPTPDDVPGSLVDEADRRMYEAKRKAKARRLRA